In the bacterium genome, one interval contains:
- a CDS encoding 4a-hydroxytetrahydrobiopterin dehydratase yields MAAPKLVTLKCAPCKAGTPPLADDRVHELLAQVSDWNLVDHAIQRTVRCENFKQACALFMEVALLCEEEGHHADIRVFGWRNIEFTLSTHKIGGLSENDFIVAAKINQLLRASIHN; encoded by the coding sequence ATGGCTGCACCAAAACTCGTCACCCTGAAATGCGCACCGTGCAAAGCAGGAACGCCACCGCTCGCCGATGATCGCGTCCATGAGCTCCTCGCGCAGGTGTCGGATTGGAACCTCGTAGATCACGCGATCCAGCGCACGGTCCGGTGCGAGAACTTCAAGCAAGCGTGCGCGCTTTTCATGGAAGTCGCGCTTCTCTGCGAGGAGGAGGGCCACCACGCGGACATCCGCGTGTTCGGATGGAGGAACATCGAGTTCACCCTCTCCACGCACAAGATTGGTGGCCTGTCTGAGAACGACTTCATCGTTGCCGCGAAGATCAACCAACTCCTCCGCGCAAGCATCCACAATTAA